The nucleotide window TGCCTTCACCTACACAGCACGCGCCGCCAACGGCGAGCTGAAGACCGCCACGATCGAGGCGCCATCGCGCGAGGACGTGGTCGCGCAGCTGCGCCGGCAGAGGCTCTCCGTCGTCAAGGTCGACGAAGACGCGAAGCCCAAGAAGAACAAGGGCTCCGTGAAGATGCGCGACATCGTCATCTTCACGCGCCAGTTCTCGACCATGATCAACGCCGGCCTCCCGCTGGTGCAGGCGCTCGACATCCTGGCCAAGCAGACCGAGAACAAGGCGCTGGCCGACGTGACGCGCAACGTCGTCTTCGACGTCGAATCCGGGCACACCGTTGCCGACGCGTTAGGCAAGCACCCCAACGCCTTCAGCGAGCTGTACGTGAACATGGTGGCCGCGGGCGAGGCGGGCGGTATCCTCGACACCATCCTCATGCGCCTGGCGACGTTCATGGAAAAGAACGACGCCCTCGTGCGCAAGGTGAAGGGGGCCATGATCTATCCCGGCGTCATCATGAGCGTGGCCGGCATTGCCGTGACCGTCCTCCTCCTCTTCGTCATCCCGGTCTTCGAGGAGATGTTCGCCTCGGTTGGGCTCCCGCTCCCGCTCCCCACGCGCGTCGTCATCGGGATGTCGCGCTTCCTCAAGAGCTATTGGTGGGCGGTGGCCGCCGCCATTGCCGGGCTCGGCTACCTCACCAAGCAGTACTACGCCACGCCCAACGGGAAGCTGGCGATCGACCGCATGCTGCTGCGCTTCCCCGTGCTGGGCGACGTGCTGCGCAAGTCGGCCGTGTCGCGTTTCACGCGCACCCTGGGGACGCTCATCTCGTCGGGCGTCAGCATCCTCGACGGCCTCGAGATCACGGCGAAGACTGCGGGCAACCGCGTCATCCAGGACGCCATCATGCAGTCGCGCGCCTCCATCGCCGGCGGCGACACCATTGCGTCGCCGCTGCAGAAGTCGGCCGTCTTCCCGCCCATGGTCATCTCCATGATCGCCGTCGGCGAGCAGACCGGTGGCCTGGACGAGATGCTGAGCAAGATCGCCGACTTCTACGATGAGGAAGTGGATGCGGCGGTGAGCGGGTTGCTGGCGCTGCTGGAGCCGATCATGATCGTCTTCCTTGGCGTGGTGGTTGGCGGGATGGTGGTGGCGATGTACCTGCCGATCTTCGACATGATCAACGCGGTGCAGTAGGGGAGGGGGGCGGGGCGGAGTCGAGATTGTGTACGCTCCGACGCTCTATCGACAGGAGCTCCGACGATCTATCGACAATCTCTGACGTTTCGTCGACTGTCGTCCAATAGTTGATGCGCCTAAGGCAGGGGTGAAGTTGCGACGCAACACCTGATTGATTCTGAGACATGGCGTTCTGATGATGAGCTTGACGGCTGACTGCTTGTGAAGTCGTAGCGTACAGTGAGCAAGAGCGCGCGGCGCCTCCTCGAGGTTCCGCGCGCTCTACGTCTCCGAGGTGTGCGGCCACGTGACCGATCTGGCCTCAATCAGCCATACCCATTGTGAATGGGTCATCACTGCAATGCAGTGGCATTTCGTGAACATGAGACGAGGGAAACGGACATTTTCTTGGCGCCGTTGGCCAAGCACCTCGTCTACTGCCGAGTCGGATATCCTCAGCCATGCGAGCAGACGGCTTCGGTGGGGCACACCTACTTGATTCAATGGTCTATCGCGGAGCGCGCGCACCGCTGGATCTTTGCTCGTTCGCCGCAGCGCCGGGCCGAGTGGTTCCGCGAACGCCGTGTCTACCAAGCTCTGTTCGTGGAGAAGGAGGCCGCGTGGGCCGACTTCCAGGATTCCCAGGTCAGGGAAGAGTTGTCTGCACCCTGAGTAGCCGAGGCCACACCAACCGTCTCCGTGCGTGGCATCGGCCGTCCATATGGCCATCGATGCCGTTCCGCACGCCCCGGCATCCAGTTCGACGCTGCGCGCCCGCCGTCATTCTGATGCGAGCATCGTGCACCCAGGAGCGATTGAGTAGCAGGACTTTACACCCTGCGAAGCCGACAGCCGTAGATCGCATTCTCCCGCGGGCTGTAGCGTGGCAAGTGCGTGCACGCCACACCCGCGAACGGAGCTGCTGTCCATGTCTGTATCACTCACGATCAACGGGACGCCCGTCTCGGTCGATGTCCCTGGGGAGATGCCGCTCCTCTGGGTTCTGCGCGATGTCCTCGACCTCCCGGGCACCAAGTTCGGGTGCGGGCGAGCGCTCTGCGGAGCCTGTACGGTCCATGTGAACGGCTCTGCCGTCCGCTCGTGCACGGCGCAGATCGCCGAAGCCGAAGGCGCAGAGGTGAAGACCATCGAGGGACTCTCCCCCGACGGGTCGCACCCGCTGCAGCGTGCGTGGAAGGCGCTCGACGTCGCACAGTGCGGCTACTGTCAACCTGGCCAGATCATGGCCGCCGCGGCCCTCCTCGCTCGCACGACGAAGCCGACGGATGCTCAAATCGATGCCGCGCTCTCGGGTAATCTGTGCCGGTGCGCCACTTACCTACGCATCCGTGAGGCGGTGAAGCTCGCCGCAACGGATAGCGCGCCGCGTTCGATCATCCCCACTCGCTGAGGCGCCCATGGAACAGCGGCCGCTCAATCGTCGCGCCTTTCTGCGTGCCAGCGCCGTCGCCGGGGGCGGTGTGATGCTCGGGCTCTATGCCTGGCCGGCGCCGTCCGGCCCCCCGTCTGGCATGAGAATGCGGACGGGCGAGCCAGACGCCGGCGCCGAAACCGGGCTCTTCGCGCCGAGTGCGTACATCCGCATCGATGTCAGCGGTCGGGTGACACTCGTGTCGAAGAACCCGGAAGCGGGACAGGGAATCAAGACGACGCTTCCGATGCTTATCGCCGAAGAACTCGAGATCGATTGGAAGGACGTCGTCGTCGAGCAGGCCGACGGCGATCAGGCCACGTACGGCTTCCAGTTCCTGGGCGGAAGCTCCGGGACAATGTCGAACTGGGAAGAGATGCGGCGCATTGGAGCGGCCGGACGCGTGATGCTGGTAGCGGCGGCCGCCCAGCGATGGGGTGTCGCCGCGGAGGAGTGTCGGGCGGAGTCCGGGCGTGTGCATCATGCGGCGACGAAGCGGTCGCTCGGCTATGGCGAACTCGCCGCGACGGCCGCCACGCTTGCGGCTCCCGATCTGAAGTCGGTTCCGCTCAAACCGGCCTCCCAATTCCGGCTCGTCGGGACGTCCGTCCCGAACGTCGACGCCGACGCCATCGTGAGAGGCAAGCCCCTGTTCGCCATCGATGTGAAGGTCCCGGGGATGGCTCATGCCGTGTTCGTGAAGTGCCCGGTCTTCGGTGGTACGGTCGCCGGTGCGAATCTCACGGAGATCCGCGCACTTCCTGGCGTGCGGACGGCCTTCGTCGTGGACGGCGGGCGGGAGTGGAACGGAATGCTGGGGAACGGGCTCGCTGGTGGGGTCGCCATCGTCGCCGACACCTGGTGGGCGGCGAACTCGGCGCGGCAGAAACTCCGCGTCGAGTGGAACGAGGGACCGACGGCGACCCAGAGCAGCGCTGTATGGGAGCAACGCGCGAATGCCCTGTCGCCGCATCCATGGACTACCCAGCTCCGTGCAGATGGTGACGTCGACGCGGCGCTCAGGAGCGCCGCGAAGGTAGTTAGCGCGAGCTACGCCTATCCCTTCCTGTACCACGCCACCATGGAGCCGATGGGATGCACGGCGCGCTTCGTCGACGGAAAGCTGGAGCTGTGGGCTCCGACGCAGCACCCCGCAGGAGCACGCGACGCGGTGTCCAAGACTTTGGGAATGTCTCCGGACGCGATCACGATCCATCTGATGCGCATGGGTGGCGCGTTCGGCCGTCGTTTCATGCACGACTTCGTCGTCGAAGCCGCGTGGATCGCGCGAGAGGCCGGGATGCCCGTCAAGCTCACGTGGTCGCGCGAGGACGACGTCCAGCACGGCTTCTATCGACCCGGCGGCTTCCACTTCCTGAGGGGCGGTCTGGATGAGGCGGGACGGCTCCTCGCGTGGCGAAACCACTTCGTGACCTTCGGCGACGGCGACAAGACGGCGTTCGACGCCGGGATGTCGGGGGCCGAGTTTCCCGCGCGGTTCGTCGACCACTTCGCGGCAGGGATGTCGATGATGCCGTTAGGCGTCCCGACGGGCCCTCTCCGAGCACCGCAGGGGAACGCGATGTCGTTCGTGATGCAGTCATTCCTCGACGAGCTCGCGCACGCCGCAGGCAGGGATCCCCTCCAGTTCCGGCTCGACCTGCTGTCGGACGGGCGGGCCCTCACGGATCCCGCGTTCGATGCTGGTCGAGTGCGCGGCGTCCTCACACTCGTGGCGGAAATGTCTGGATGGCGCAACCGCGCGAAGGCGCCCGGGAGAGGGATGGGGCTCGCCTTTCACTACAGTCATCGCGGCTACTTTGCCGAGGTAGTCGAGGCAAGTGTAGACGACAATCGCCGGGTGCGTGTGCACCAGGTGTGGGCGGCGGGTGACGTCGGCGGCCCTATCATCAGTCGCAGCGGTGCTACCGGCCAGGTGCAAGGCTCGGTGCTGGAGGGCCTGGGGAGTGCCATGGGACAGGAGATCACAATCGAGCGCGGCCGCGTTGTGCAGTCCAACTTCAACGACTACCCGATCCTCCGTCTTCGGCAGGCGGTGCCGGTCGACGTGCGGTTCGAGCAGTCCCATGCGCCGCTGAGCGGGTTGGGGGAGCCGTCGCTTCCGCCGGTCATCCCAGCGCTGTGTAACGCGATCTTCGCCGCCTGCGGAGAGCGCGTGCGCTCGCTCCCCCTCTCGAAGAGCGGATTCCGCTGGGCATGAGCCGTCGGAGCGGTGACGGGCAAGGAGTCGTCACCGCTTCTCGCGGCCACGTGGATTCCCACTCGGCCGCACTCGGAGGCGCTTCGTGGGCGCGGGCGCGCCTAACGCGGGGCGCTGCGCGCCCCGGAGGTGCTCGATCAGCGCGCGGAGCGCCGTCGAGGCGCGCCGCCTCTCCGGATAATACAGGTAGAAGCCGGGGAAGGGCGTGGAGAATTCGTCGAGGACCGTCTCCAGCTCGCCACTCGCCACCGCATCTCTCAGGCGCGTCTCGTCGACAAGCGTAAGGCCGATACCGGCGGTCGCGAGGCGAACATTGAGTGCCGGGTCGTTCGTGAGCACGCGCGCCCGGACGTCGACTGCGAAGTCGCGGCCGTTCTCCGTGAACTCCCAGCGATACGCCGGGGACTTTGCTGTCGGGTGCCAGTTGATGCACGTGTGCTGTACGAGGTCGCGTGGATGCGTAGGCTTCGCGTGCCGGGCGAAGTAGGCAGGCGAACCGACCACCACCAATCGCAGGTCCCCAGAGACCGGGACCGCGACCATATCCCGGTCGATCACCTCCCCGAGCCGCACGCCGGCGTCGTACCCCTCGTCGACGATGTCGACAGGCTCGTCGCTGATGAACAGGTCGAGGGCGACGTGCGGGTGCGCGGCCATGAAGTCGGCGAGCAGTGGTCCGCTGAGAAACGTCTGCGCCGCTCCGGCAACGTGCAGACGAATCGTTCCGCGAGATTCGACGCTCATGTCCCCGACGGCGGCAACCGCGCTTCGCACTTCCGCCAGGGCACGGCTCGCTCCCGCGTAGAGCCGTTCCCCGGCTTCCGTCAGCCGCACACTGCGCGTAGTCCGATGCACCAGCGCGACGCCCACGCGCTCCTCGAGGCGACGAATGGCTTGGCTCACCGCGGAACCGGTCACGCCGAGTCGGTCCGCAGCCGCGCGGAAGCCGCGTGTCTCCGCGACCGCGACGAAGGTGGCCAGTCCCTCCAGTTCGTCACTCATTGGTTAGATGAACTACACAGGCCGGTCAGCATCGTCAAGTAGATCGATGCGCATGTATTCCCTTGATTGAGGGCACGTCGGGCGGTTCCGGCGCGACCCGGTCAGGAGAACTCATGCGGCATCGCACGCTTGGCACACTCGACGTATCGGCGCTCGGAATGGGCGCGATGGGACTCAGCTTCGGACTCGGTCCAGCCGCGGACGTGCAGCAGGGCATTCGCGTCCTGCGGGCGGCAGTCGAGCGCGGCGTCACCTTCTTCGACACCGCCGAGGCCTACGGACCGTTTACGAACGAGTCCTTGGTGGGCGAGGCGCTCGCGCCTGTCCGCGATCAGGTAGTGATCGCGACAAAGTTCGGCTTCAAGCTGGACCCCGACACCGGCGCCACCATCGGTGTTGACAGTCGCCCGACGCACATTCGCGACGTCGTCCACTCGTCGCTGCAGCGGCTGCGCACGGACGTCATCGATCTGCTCTACCAGCACCGCGTCGACCCTGCCGTGCCCATCGAAGAGGTGGCGGGTACCGTCCGGGACCTGATTGCCGAGGGCAAGGTCAAGCACTTTGGCCTCTCCGAAGCAGGGGCCGGGACCATTCGGCGCGCCCACGCGGTCCAGCCGGTCACCGCGGTGCAGAGTCAGTACTCGCTCTGGACACGGGAGCCCGAGACGAATGGCGTGCTCGAAACGTGCGGTGCATTAGGCATCGGCTTCGTTCCGTCGGGCCCCCTCGGCGCGGGCTTCCTGACGGGGAAGATCGACGCGACGACCACGTTCGACGCAACCGACTTCCGAAACGCCTCCCCGCGCTTCACGCCCGAAGCGCGTGCGGCGAATCACGCGCTCGTCGAGCTGCTTCGCCGCATCGGCGCGGCCAAGGGCGCGACGCCGGCGCAGATCGCGCTGGCGTGGCTCCTGGCGCAACGCCCGTGG belongs to Gemmatimonadaceae bacterium and includes:
- a CDS encoding type II secretion system F family protein gives rise to the protein MPAFTYTARAANGELKTATIEAPSREDVVAQLRRQRLSVVKVDEDAKPKKNKGSVKMRDIVIFTRQFSTMINAGLPLVQALDILAKQTENKALADVTRNVVFDVESGHTVADALGKHPNAFSELYVNMVAAGEAGGILDTILMRLATFMEKNDALVRKVKGAMIYPGVIMSVAGIAVTVLLLFVIPVFEEMFASVGLPLPLPTRVVIGMSRFLKSYWWAVAAAIAGLGYLTKQYYATPNGKLAIDRMLLRFPVLGDVLRKSAVSRFTRTLGTLISSGVSILDGLEITAKTAGNRVIQDAIMQSRASIAGGDTIASPLQKSAVFPPMVISMIAVGEQTGGLDEMLSKIADFYDEEVDAAVSGLLALLEPIMIVFLGVVVGGMVVAMYLPIFDMINAVQ
- a CDS encoding (2Fe-2S)-binding protein; this encodes MSVSLTINGTPVSVDVPGEMPLLWVLRDVLDLPGTKFGCGRALCGACTVHVNGSAVRSCTAQIAEAEGAEVKTIEGLSPDGSHPLQRAWKALDVAQCGYCQPGQIMAAAALLARTTKPTDAQIDAALSGNLCRCATYLRIREAVKLAATDSAPRSIIPTR
- a CDS encoding xanthine dehydrogenase family protein molybdopterin-binding subunit, whose amino-acid sequence is MEQRPLNRRAFLRASAVAGGGVMLGLYAWPAPSGPPSGMRMRTGEPDAGAETGLFAPSAYIRIDVSGRVTLVSKNPEAGQGIKTTLPMLIAEELEIDWKDVVVEQADGDQATYGFQFLGGSSGTMSNWEEMRRIGAAGRVMLVAAAAQRWGVAAEECRAESGRVHHAATKRSLGYGELAATAATLAAPDLKSVPLKPASQFRLVGTSVPNVDADAIVRGKPLFAIDVKVPGMAHAVFVKCPVFGGTVAGANLTEIRALPGVRTAFVVDGGREWNGMLGNGLAGGVAIVADTWWAANSARQKLRVEWNEGPTATQSSAVWEQRANALSPHPWTTQLRADGDVDAALRSAAKVVSASYAYPFLYHATMEPMGCTARFVDGKLELWAPTQHPAGARDAVSKTLGMSPDAITIHLMRMGGAFGRRFMHDFVVEAAWIAREAGMPVKLTWSREDDVQHGFYRPGGFHFLRGGLDEAGRLLAWRNHFVTFGDGDKTAFDAGMSGAEFPARFVDHFAAGMSMMPLGVPTGPLRAPQGNAMSFVMQSFLDELAHAAGRDPLQFRLDLLSDGRALTDPAFDAGRVRGVLTLVAEMSGWRNRAKAPGRGMGLAFHYSHRGYFAEVVEASVDDNRRVRVHQVWAAGDVGGPIISRSGATGQVQGSVLEGLGSAMGQEITIERGRVVQSNFNDYPILRLRQAVPVDVRFEQSHAPLSGLGEPSLPPVIPALCNAIFAACGERVRSLPLSKSGFRWA
- a CDS encoding LysR family transcriptional regulator — its product is MSDELEGLATFVAVAETRGFRAAADRLGVTGSAVSQAIRRLEERVGVALVHRTTRSVRLTEAGERLYAGASRALAEVRSAVAAVGDMSVESRGTIRLHVAGAAQTFLSGPLLADFMAAHPHVALDLFISDEPVDIVDEGYDAGVRLGEVIDRDMVAVPVSGDLRLVVVGSPAYFARHAKPTHPRDLVQHTCINWHPTAKSPAYRWEFTENGRDFAVDVRARVLTNDPALNVRLATAGIGLTLVDETRLRDAVASGELETVLDEFSTPFPGFYLYYPERRRASTALRALIEHLRGAQRPALGAPAPTKRLRVRPSGNPRGREKR
- a CDS encoding aldo/keto reductase, whose protein sequence is MRHRTLGTLDVSALGMGAMGLSFGLGPAADVQQGIRVLRAAVERGVTFFDTAEAYGPFTNESLVGEALAPVRDQVVIATKFGFKLDPDTGATIGVDSRPTHIRDVVHSSLQRLRTDVIDLLYQHRVDPAVPIEEVAGTVRDLIAEGKVKHFGLSEAGAGTIRRAHAVQPVTAVQSQYSLWTREPETNGVLETCGALGIGFVPSGPLGAGFLTGKIDATTTFDATDFRNASPRFTPEARAANHALVELLRRIGAAKGATPAQIALAWLLAQRPWIVPIPGTTKLHRLEENLGAADVALSPDDLGEIDAALAGIPVQGARLPEAVLQFSNR